A segment of the Niveibacterium umoris genome:
CCGATGAAGTCCCGCTTGCCGATCGCAACGCCCTTGTGGCGCAGCAGGTCGTAGGCCGTGGTGTAGTGGAAGTAGAAATTCGGCAGCGCAAAGTCGACGAGGTAGGTCGCCCCATCCATCCGCAGCGTGCGATCGCGCAGCGGAATCACCACCGTGCGGGTATCGGCACCTACAAAATCGGCCTGAGCGAGGCTGCGCAGGAAGCCCATCGTCTTGTTGACCCGCACCCGCAGGTCTTCGAAGCTCTTCTCGTCGTCCTCGTATTTCGGCACTTCAACGCCGGCGAGACGCGCGCCGGTGCCCTTGGCGAAATCGCAGGCGATCTGCACCTGGCGCTTGAAGTCGAACATGTCCGGCGCCAGACGCGCGCTCAACAGCTCCTGGGGATCGACTGCATGCTCGGCGCAATGCGTCAGCGCACGGCTCAGCAGGGCGTCGATGTGTTCGAGGTGGCGCTGGAAGGTGCCGACCGAAAGGCGGTAGAGATCAATGGACATCGTCTGACTCCTCGTAGGAACAGGTTGAATTCAGCTTTCGTCGGATTCAATCAG
Coding sequences within it:
- a CDS encoding DUF1993 domain-containing protein — encoded protein: MSIDLYRLSVGTFQRHLEHIDALLSRALTHCAEHAVDPQELLSARLAPDMFDFKRQVQIACDFAKGTGARLAGVEVPKYEDDEKSFEDLRVRVNKTMGFLRSLAQADFVGADTRTVVIPLRDRTLRMDGATYLVDFALPNFYFHYTTAYDLLRHKGVAIGKRDFIGDV